A genomic segment from Blastocatellia bacterium encodes:
- the bamA gene encoding outer membrane protein assembly factor BamA: MKHLLGALVTGVVFMMAVPGAAAQVQTQVLVEDVVIRGNRRLSPDSIRYYIQTRKGDPFNPAQIERDLQALWAQNLFRMIRVWAQDGPEGGKIVTFEVEENPIIRDLKFVGLKSAQESDVLQRFREKRVGVSKEAMWDPAKGQVARRVLREFLEEKGHPDSTIDIEVEELSTAAVAVTFRINEGPRVRVVKIEFEGNKIFSDKKLRKEMKFVREASFITRFTSRDIYNREALSKALERMRFFALMDNGYLDAQIGEPRVEMIEQGGGIPIPLLRKPRRGLKIVIPLNEGRQYRFGKINVEGNSLFTDEQILKVIGLKTGDIVRSTVIQKGVYETLKDLYGANGYIQMVATPRHELQDDPNDPGKGIADFTIEIEEGRQFTLTRLDFTGNTLTRDKVLRREMLVNEGEVFNQFLWKQSLLRLNQLGFFEEIKDENATFRPNDRDGTLEIELNVKEKGRNQIQFTGGASGWGGSFIGIEYSTNNFFGYGESLTFSLAQGNRQRYFLFSFTEPYLLDRNVSVGFSIFARSLDFFGGGLGVVSGGFFGGFFPLSARGEELFKDRSAGFSIFASTPLATLTKRWWRLAQFSRVGLTYSYSGNSIQDPPVNRDNNPNNDIPVTFRQPDIRTSTLIPSFVYNTLNHPIDPTSGSSLSLSLGISGGFLGGNVKLIQPAIEYRFFRPAPITFFGKQTVIGMRASFGHVSTYGQPFNSNSLAFVGGIPIFNRFFLGGEYDIRGYDFRGISPVFEVEQRFTSKNVVAVAASEPDPLKTTNVLPVLDDAAPPTTRPFIRKSVLDNFVFTDELLTKTLIPVGGDTQLLYNFEWRIPL; this comes from the coding sequence ATGAAGCATCTCCTTGGCGCTCTCGTCACAGGAGTAGTGTTCATGATGGCCGTTCCCGGCGCAGCCGCTCAGGTCCAGACGCAGGTCCTGGTCGAGGACGTCGTCATTCGCGGGAATCGGCGATTGAGCCCGGATTCGATTCGCTACTATATCCAGACGCGCAAGGGCGATCCCTTCAATCCCGCTCAGATCGAGCGCGATCTGCAAGCGCTCTGGGCCCAAAATCTCTTTCGCATGATCCGCGTCTGGGCGCAGGACGGGCCCGAAGGCGGCAAGATCGTCACCTTCGAGGTGGAAGAAAATCCCATCATCCGGGACCTCAAATTCGTCGGCCTGAAGTCGGCGCAGGAGAGCGATGTGCTCCAGCGGTTCCGCGAAAAGCGCGTGGGCGTGAGCAAAGAGGCCATGTGGGATCCGGCCAAAGGGCAAGTGGCCCGCCGCGTCCTTCGAGAGTTCCTTGAAGAAAAGGGTCATCCCGACTCCACCATTGACATTGAGGTGGAGGAACTCTCGACGGCCGCCGTGGCCGTCACCTTCCGCATCAACGAGGGACCGCGCGTGCGGGTGGTGAAGATCGAGTTCGAGGGAAACAAGATTTTCTCCGATAAGAAACTGCGCAAGGAGATGAAATTCGTCCGCGAGGCGAGCTTCATCACCCGCTTCACCTCGCGCGACATCTACAACCGGGAGGCGCTGTCGAAGGCGCTGGAACGCATGCGGTTCTTCGCCCTCATGGATAACGGCTATCTCGATGCGCAAATTGGAGAACCGCGCGTGGAGATGATCGAGCAAGGAGGGGGCATCCCCATTCCCCTGTTGCGCAAGCCCCGACGCGGATTGAAAATCGTCATCCCCCTCAATGAGGGCCGTCAGTACCGCTTCGGGAAGATCAATGTCGAGGGCAATAGCCTGTTCACCGATGAGCAGATTCTCAAAGTCATCGGATTGAAAACCGGGGACATCGTCCGCTCCACCGTGATCCAGAAGGGAGTCTACGAGACGTTGAAAGACCTCTACGGGGCCAACGGCTATATCCAGATGGTGGCTACCCCCCGCCATGAACTTCAGGATGATCCGAACGACCCCGGCAAAGGCATCGCCGACTTCACCATCGAGATCGAAGAGGGCCGCCAGTTCACCCTCACCCGCCTCGATTTCACCGGGAATACGCTGACCCGCGACAAGGTCCTCCGCCGCGAAATGCTCGTGAACGAGGGGGAGGTCTTCAACCAGTTCCTGTGGAAACAGAGTCTGCTCCGGCTGAACCAGTTGGGATTTTTCGAGGAGATCAAGGATGAAAATGCCACCTTCCGCCCTAACGATCGTGACGGGACGCTGGAGATCGAACTGAACGTCAAAGAGAAGGGGCGCAATCAGATTCAATTCACCGGCGGCGCGAGCGGATGGGGCGGCAGCTTCATCGGCATCGAATACTCGACCAATAACTTCTTCGGTTACGGCGAATCGCTCACCTTCAGTCTGGCGCAGGGGAACCGCCAGCGCTACTTCCTCTTTTCCTTCACCGAACCGTATCTGCTGGATCGCAACGTCTCGGTCGGCTTCAGTATTTTCGCCCGCAGCCTCGATTTCTTCGGAGGAGGACTGGGAGTTGTCAGCGGCGGCTTTTTCGGCGGGTTCTTCCCCCTGAGCGCGCGGGGGGAGGAGCTGTTCAAGGATCGGTCCGCCGGCTTCAGCATCTTCGCCAGTACGCCCCTGGCGACTCTCACCAAGCGATGGTGGCGACTGGCTCAATTCTCCCGTGTCGGCCTGACCTATTCGTATAGCGGCAACTCGATTCAGGACCCCCCGGTCAACCGGGATAACAATCCCAATAACGACATCCCCGTCACCTTCCGTCAACCCGATATTCGCACGAGCACGCTCATTCCTTCGTTTGTCTACAACACGCTCAACCACCCGATTGATCCCACGTCGGGATCAAGCCTGTCGCTCTCGCTGGGAATCAGCGGAGGATTTCTCGGCGGCAATGTGAAGCTGATTCAGCCGGCCATCGAGTATCGCTTCTTCCGTCCCGCTCCCATCACGTTCTTTGGCAAACAAACGGTCATCGGCATGCGGGCGAGCTTCGGTCATGTGAGCACTTACGGCCAGCCCTTTAACTCGAACTCGCTGGCATTTGTCGGCGGCATCCCCATCTTCAATCGTTTCTTCCTCGGCGGCGAGTATGACATTCGCGGCTACGACTTCCGGGGCATCTCGCCTGTTTTCGAGGTCGAGCAACGATTCACCTCGAAGAATGTCGTTGCAGTCGCGGCCAGCGAGCCCGATCCGCTCAAGACGACAAATGTCCTCCCCGTCCTCGACGATGCGGCTCCGCCGACGACCCGCCCGTTCATCCGCAAGAGCGTTCTCGATAACTTCGTCTTCACCGACGAACTCCTGACGAAGACGCTGATCCCCGTCGGCGGCGACACGCAGCTTCTCTATAACTTTGAGTGGCGCATCCCGCTGG